A DNA window from Mytilus edulis chromosome 14, xbMytEdul2.2, whole genome shotgun sequence contains the following coding sequences:
- the LOC139503426 gene encoding mucin-2-like — MTSSNFTEENINISTKISNNGTHFTKGQTEQSSTPIIGTRVLTKESLLISKPPQPPITSKLQPTSTNTEPPQPPITSKLQPTSTNTEPPQPPITSKLQPTSISTKQPQPPITSKLQPTSTNTEPPQPPITSKLQPTSTNTEPPQPPITSKLQPTSTNTEPPQPPITSKLQPTSTNTEQPQPPITSKLQPTSTNTKQPQPPITSKLQPTSISTKQPQPPITSKLQPTSTNTEPPQPPITSKLQPTITNTEPPQPPITSKLQPTSTNTEQPQPPITSKLQPTSTNTEQPQPPITNKLQPTSTNTERPQPPITNKLQPTSTNTEPPQPPITSKLQPTITNTEQPQPPITSKLQPTSTNTEQPQPPITSKLQPTSTNTEPLQPPITSKLQPTSISTKQPKPPITNKLQPTSTKTEPPKPPITNKLQPTSTNTEPPQPPITSKLQPTSTNTEQPQPPITSKLQPTSTNTEPLQPPITSKLQPTSISTKQPQPPITSKLQPTSTNTEPPQPPITSKLQPTSTNTERPQPPITSKLQPTSTNTERPQPPITSKLQPTSISTKQPQPPITSKLQPTSTNTEPPQPPITSKLQPTSTNTEPPQPPITSKLQPTSTNTEPPQPPITSKLQPTSISTKQPQPPITSKLQPTSTYTEPLQPPITSKLQPTSISTKQPQPPITNKLQPTSTNTERPQPPITSKLQPTSTYTEPLQPPITSKLQPTSISTKQPQPPITNKLQPTSTYTEPLQPPITSKLQPTSISTKQPQPPITSKLQPTSTNTERPQPPITSKLQPTSTNTEPPQPPITSKLQPTSTNTEPPQPPITSKLQPTSITTKQPQPPITSKLQPTSTNTEPPQPPITSKLQPTSTNTEPPQPPITSKLQLTSISTKPPQPPITSKLQPTSTNTEPPQPPITSKLQPTSTNTEPPQPPITSKLQPTSTNTEPPQPPITSKLQPTSTNTEPPQPPITSKLQPTSITTKQSQPPITSKLQPTSTNTEPPQPPITSKLQPTSISTKQPQPPITSKLQPTSTNTEPPQPPITSKLQPTSISTKQPQPPITSKLQPTSTNTEPPQPPLTSKLQPTRTNTEPPQPPITSKLQQTSTNTEPPQPPITSKLQPTITNTEPPQPPITSKIQPTSIRTKQPQPPITSKLQPTSTNTEPPQPPITSKFQPTSTNTVPPQPPITSKLQPTSITTKQPQTPITSKLQPTSTNTEPPQPPITSKLQPTSTNTEPPQPPITSKLQPTSISTKQPQPPITSKLQPKSTNTEPPQPPITSKLQPTSTNTEPPQPPITSKLQPTSTNIEPPQPPITSKLQPTITNTEPPQPPITSKLQPIQTTNSSSPSHITTDEKTTTTTPSSPNQITTDEVTIKMTSSSPSQITTDEKTTTITSSSPSHITTDEKTTTTTPSSPSQITTDEVTTKMTSSSLKTTKPNTTPDSPTATSIAKKVTDGPCKKPFSVIQGSCRKPCAEDDISCGSSGKCYIDDNKLPICVCNTDDGLFQYTGDKCGAKEMKSKYVITIAAGGAGGIILIVLFIVCGCFCWRRSRDRSYASEWESLNDYRVSGRNVQYIDGYKTDGTFGKGKDNPAYDKYYREDDFTENDKKDIEISPDNIVNPSELSMKGPNDHDNPSFLYSDVWKPRSLRLKPDTS, encoded by the exons ATGACCAGTTCGAATTTTACCGAGGAAAACATCAATATTTCAACCAAAATTTCGAATAATGGAACACATTTCACAAAAGGTCAAACGGAGCAGAGTTCAACACCTATCATTGGGACAAGAGTTCTAACTAAAGAATCTTTGTTGATTTCAAAGCCGCCACAACCACCAATAACAAGTAAATTACAACCAACAAGTACGAATACAGAGCCGCCACAACCACCAATAACAAGTAAATTACAACCAACAAGTACGAATACAGAGCCGCCACAACCACCAATAACAAGTAAATTACAACCAACAAGTATAAGTACAAAGCAGCCACAACCACCAATAACAAGTAAATTACAACCAACAAGTACGAATACAGAGCCGCCACAACCACCAATAACAAGTAAATTACAACCAACAAGTACGAATACAGAGCCGCCACAACCACCAATAACAAGTAAATTACAACCAACAAGTACGAATACAGAGCCGCCACAACCACCAATAACAAGTAAATTACAACCAACAAGTACGAATACAGAGCAGCCACAACCACCAATAACAAGTAAATTACAACCAACAAGTACGAATACAAAGCAGCCACAACCACCAATAACAAGTAAATTACAACCAACAAGTATAAGTACAAAGCAGCCACAACCACCAATAACAAGTAAATTACAACCAACAAGTACGAATACAGAGCCGCCACAACCACCAATAACAAGTAAATTACAACCAACAATTACGAATACAGAGCCGCCACAACCACCAATAACAAGTAAATTACAACCAACAAGTACGAATACAGAGCAGCCACAACCACCAATAACAAGTAAATTACAACCAACAAGTACGAATACAGAGCAGCCACAACCACcaataacaaataaattacaACCAACAAGTACGAATACAGAGCGGCCACAACCACcaataacaaataaattacaACCAACAAGTACGAATACAGAGCCGCCACAACCACCAATAACAAGTAAATTACAACCAACAATTACGAATACAGAGCAGCCACAACCACCAATAACAAGTAAATTACAACCAACAAGTACGAATACAGAGCAGCCACAACCACCAATAACAAGTAAATTACAACCAACAAGTACGAATACAGAGCCGCTACAACCACCAATAACAAGTAAATTACAACCAACAAGTATAAGTACAAAGCAGCCAAAACCACcaataacaaataaattacaACCAACAAGTACGAAAACAGAGCCGCCAAAACCACcaataacaaataaattacaACCAACAAGTACGAATACAGAGCCGCCACAACCACCAATAACAAGTAAATTACAACCAACAAGTACGAATACAGAGCAGCCACAACCACCAATAACAAGTAAATTACAACCAACAAGTACGAATACAGAGCCGCTACAACCACCAATAACAAGTAAATTACAACCAACAAGTATAAGTACAAAGCAGCCACAACCACCAATAACAAGTAAATTACAACCAACAAGTACGAATACAGAGCCGCCACAACCACCAATAACAAGTAAATTACAACCAACAAGTACGAATACAGAGCGGCCACAACCACCAATAACAAGTAAATTACAACCAACAAGTACGAATACAGAGCGGCCACAACCACCAATAACAAGTAAATTACAACCAACAAGTATAAGTACAAAGCAGCCACAACCACCAATAACAAGTAAATTACAACCAACAAGTACGAATACAGAGCCGCCACAACCACCAATAACAAGTAAATTACAACCAACAAGTACGAATACAGAGCCGCCACAACCACCAATAACAAGTAAATTACAACCAACAAGTACGAATACAGAGCCGCCACAACCACCAATAACAAGTAAATTACAACCAACAAGTATAAGTACAAAGCAGCCACAACCACCAATAACAAGTAAATTACAACCAACAAGTACGTATACAGAGCCGCTACAACCACCAATAACAAGTAAATTACAACCAACAAGTATAAGTACAAAGCAGCCACAACCACcaataacaaataaattacaACCAACAAGTACGAATACAGAGCGGCCACAACCACCAATAACAAGTAAATTACAACCAACAAGTACGTATACAGAGCCGCTACAACCACCAATAACAAGTAAATTACAACCAACAAGTATAAGTACAAAGCAGCCACAACCACcaataacaaataaattacaACCAACAAGTACGTATACAGAGCCGCTACAACCACCAATAACAAGTAAATTACAACCAACAAGTATAAGTACAAAGCAGCCACAACCACCAATAACAAGTAAATTACAACCAACAAGTACGAATACAGAGCGGCCACAACCACCAATAACAAGTAAATTACAACCAACAAGTACGAATACAGAGCCGCCACAACCACCAATAACAAGTAAATTACAACCAACAAGTACGAATACAGAGCCGCCACAACCACCAATAACAAGTAAATTACAACCAACAAGTATAACTACAAAGCAGCCACAACCACCAATAACAAGTAAATTACAACCAACAAGTACGAATACAGAGCCGCCACAACCACCAATAACAAGTAAATTACAACCAACAAGTACGAATACAGAACCGCCACAACCACCAATAACAAGTAAATTACAACTAACAAGTATAAGTACAAAGCCGCCACAACCACCAATAACAAGTAAATTACAACCAACAAGTACGAATACAGAGCCGCCACAACCACCAATAACAAGTAAATTACAACCAACAAGTACGAATACAGAGCCGCCACAACCACCAATAACAAGTAAATTACAACCAACAAGTACGAATACAGAGCCGCCACAACCACCAATAACAAGTAAATTACAACCAACAAGTACGAATACAGAGCCGCCACAACCACCAATAACAAGTAAATTACAACCAACAAGTATAACTACAAAGCAGTCACAACCACCAATAACAAGTAAATTACAACCAACAAGTACGAATACAGAGCCGCCACAACCACCAATTACAAGTAAATTACAACCAACAAGTATAAGTACAAAGCAGCCACAACCACCAATAACAAGTAAATTACAACCTACAAGTACGAATACAGAGCCGCCACAACCACCAATAACAAGTAAATTACAACCAACAAGTATAAGTACAAAGCAGCCACAACCACCAATAACAAGTAAATTACAACCTACAAGTACGAATACAGAGCCACCACAACCACCACTAACAAGTAAATTACAACCTACAAGAACGAATACAGAGCCGCCACAACCACCAATAACAAGTAAATTACAACAAACAAGTACGAATACAGAGCCGCCACAACCACCAATAACAAGTAAATTACAACCAACAATTACGAATACAGAGCCGCCACAACCACCAATAACAAGTAAAATACAACCAACAAGTATAAGGACAAAGCAGCCACAACCACCAATAACAAGTAAATTACAACCAACAAGTACGAATACAGAGCCGCCACAACCACCAATAACAAGTAAATTCCAACCAACAAGTACGAATACAGTGCCGCCACAACCACCAATAACAAGTAAATTACAACCAACAAGTATAACTACAAAGCAGCCACAAACACCAATAACAAGTAAATTACAACCAACAAGTACGAATACAGAGCCGCCACAACCACCAATAACAAGTAAATTACAACCAACAAGTACGAATACAGAGCCGCCACAACCACCAATAACAAGTAAATTACAACCAACAAGTATAAGTACAAAGCAGCCACAACCACCAATAACAAGTAAATTACAACCAAAAAGTACGAATACAGAACCGCCACAACCACCAATAACAAGTAAATTACAACCAACAAGTACGAATACAGAGCCGCCGCAACCACCAATAACAAGTAAATTACAACCAACAAGTACGAATATAGAGCCGCCACAACCACCAATAACAAGTAAATTACAACCAACAATTACGAATACAGAGCCGCCACAACCACCAATAACAAGTAAATTGCAACCAATACAGACAACAAATTCTTCATCCCCTAGTCATATCACGACAGATGAAaagacaacaacaacaacaccGTCATCTCCTAATCAAATCACGACAGATGAAGTTACAATAAAAATGACATCGTCATCTCCTAGTCAAATCACGACAGATGAAAAGACTACAACAATAACATCGTCATCTCCTAGTCATATCACGACAGATGAAaagacaacaacaacaacaccGTCATCTCCTAGTCAAATCACAACAGATGAAGTGACAACAAAAATGACATCGTCATCTCTTAAAACTACAAAACCAAATACGACACCAGATTCACCGACAGCAACATCTATAGCCAAAAAAGTTACAGACG GACCGTGTAAGAAGCCATTTTCTGTTATACAAGGAAGTTGTAGAAAACCATGCGCTGAGGACGATATATCTTGTGGGAGTAGCGGGAAATGTTACATAGATGATAATAAACTCCCCATATGTGT ATGTAATACAGATGACGGATTGTTTCAATATACTGGAGACAAATGTGGCGCAAAGGAGATGAAATCAAAATACGTCATCACGATAGCTGCTGGCGGTGCGGGAGGAATAATTCTGATTGTCTTATTCATAGTTTGTGGATGTTTTTGTTGGCGACGTTCACGTGATAGAAGTTACGC TAGTGAATGGGAATCTCTTAACGACTACCGTGTTTCAGGCAGGAACGTACAATACATTGATGGTTACAAAACAGATGGCACTTTTGGAAAAGGGAAAGATAACCCAGCATATGACAAATATTACAGAGAGGACGATTTCACAGAAAATGATAAAAAG GATATTGAAATTTCTCCTGACAACATTGTTAATCCATCTGAATTGTCAATGAAGGGTCCAAACGATCATGACAATCCAAGCTTTCTTTAT AGCGACGTATGGAAACCAAGAAGTTTGCGATTAAAGCCCGATACCAGTTGA